One Haloarchaeobius amylolyticus genomic window, GCGTCCACGTCCTCGGTGGCCATCGTGTGCGCGACGCCCGCGTCGGTCACCAGCGTCACCGGGTACGCCGAGAGGAGCGTCTCGGCCACGTCGACACCCTCGTTCCCGGGCCGGGACTCCGCCACGAACACCTCGGTCGGGTCACCCTCCTGGAGCGCCCGCAGGACGGTCCCCGACCGCGAGAGCGTCAGCACCGTCCGGTCGCCGACGAGTGCCCCGGCCCGGACCGCGGCGTCGGTGTCGGCGGTGACGGCCCGGTGGATGCCGTCGATGGCGTACTGTTCGACGCTCGCGGCCGCCCGGTCCGCACTCGCCAGCACCCGGTTCACGCGGTTCCGGAGCACGGCCATGCTCGGTCGCGCCCGCAGCAGCCGCTTGCCGAGGTCGGCCAGCTCGTCCCACGCGTCCTCGTCGGCGGCGTCCTCCTGTACGAGCAGCCCGGCGCGGTCGCGGAGCACCTCCAGCGCCCGCAGCGACAGGTACGCCGCGCCGTGCTCGTCGTCGGCGGTGATGCTGCGGACCGTCGGCGCGACCCGGTCGTACGCCGTCCAGAGTTCGGGGACGGCGTCCCGTCGGGGAATCTCGGTAGGTGACACCCACTCGTACGCGTCGTGCTCCTCGCTCAGCGCGACCTCCTGCGTGTCGCAGTCGAACAGGTACGGGTGGACCACCCAGTCCCGGTCGAGGTCCGCGTCGGTGAACCGGACCGGCGTCCCCGACCGGACCAGGTCGACTGCCGATTCGTCGAGGCCCGTCTCCTCCGTGATCTCGACGAGCACCTGCTCGTCCGGGTCGCCCTCGGCGAAGCCCGAGACGCCGCCCCACTGCCCCGTGTACGTCCCGACCGCGTCGCTCCGCCGGAGTAGCAACACCGTGCCCTCGTTCCGCAGGAACGCCGTCACGACGTGGGTTCCGTCGCTCATGGTCGACCCGACGACCGCCCGGGACCTGAACGTTCCCCTCTCGCCACGGAGGTTTTTGTCGGCGGGCGGCACACTGTCGCACATGGTACGCCTGGCCATCATCAGCGACACGCACGTCCCCTCGCGCGAACCGCGCATCCCCGACTGGGTCCGCGAGACGTGTGCGGACGCCGACCACGTCGTCCACGCGGGGGACTTCGACTCGCCCGAGACCTACGAGGCGGTCCGTGAGTTCTCGCCCGAACTCACCGCGGTCACCGGGAACGTCGACCCGCCGTCGCTCGACCTCCCCGAGGTCGCGACCGTCGAGCTGGGCGGGGTCACGTTCGTCGTCACCCACGGGACCGGCCCCCTCGATGGCTACCGGAACCGGGTCGTCGGCGCTGTCGAGCGGACCGCCGACGGCGAGGCCGTCGGTATCTGCGGCCACACCCACGAGGTCATGGACGAGACGGTCCGCGGGGTCAGGCTCCTGAACCCCGGGAGCGCGACCGGGGCCGCGCCGGCCATCGAGCCGACGATGTACGTCGCCGCGGTCGCGGACGGCGAGGTCTCGGTCGAACTCCGCGAGGGCTCGCGGTAGGGTAGGGGCACACGTTTCCAACATCGGCGGTCTTTTCTCCGGCGCTCCCACACCCCTGTGCATGGAACTACACCCCGTGCCCGACATCCCGGAGATCCGGGAGGGGGACGACCTCGCCGCCATCGTGTCCGAGCGGTTCGACCTCCAGCCGGACGACGTGGTGGTGGTCGCCTCGACCGTCGTCTCGAAGGCGGAGGGGCGGTCCGCGGACCTCGCGGACTTCCCCGCCGGCCCGCGAGCACGCGAGATCGCACAGCGTCTCGAGGACATCACGGGCGACGAGAAGGACCCGCGGTTCGCCCAGGCGGTCCTCGAGGAGTCCACCGAGTTGCTCATGGAGGAACCGTTCCTGCTGACGGAGACGCGCTTCGGCCACGTCGGCGTCAACGCCGGCATCGACCGGTCGAACGTCCCCGGCCACGACCTGCTCTTGCTCCCCGAGCACCCCACCGCGAGCGCCCGGCGCATCCACGAGGGACTCGAACACGGGAACCCGGTCGTGGTCACGGACACGAGCGGTCGCCCGTTCCGCCACGGCCAGACCGCCGTCGCCATCGGCTGGGCGGGGATGCCCGCGAGCCGGGACTGGCGCGGCGAGCACGACCGCGACGGCCGGGAGCTCGGCGTCACGGTCCAGTGCGTCGTCGACGAACTCGCGGCGGCCGCGAACCTCGTCGCCGGCGAAGGGGCCGGTGGCACGCCGGTGACGGTCGCCCGCGGCTGGAAGTTCGGTGACCTCGAGGGCCACGACGACGTGTTCCGCGACGTGGAGACCGACTTCGTCCGGCAGGCACTGCGGGGGTGGGAGTACGATGCGTAGACTCGGCATCGAACTCACGCCCGAGCACCCCATCGACGAACTGCTGGCGACCGCCAGCGCGGCCGAGGACGCCGGGTTCGACACGGTGTTCGCCTCGTCGCACCACTTCAACCGCGACCCGTTCGTCGTCTGCGACCGCATCGCCCGCGAGACCGACCTCGACGTGGGGCCGGGCGTGGTCAACCCCTACGAGACGCATCCCGTCTCGCTCGCCTCGCGGGTGGCGACCCTGGACGAGACCTCGGAGGGGAGGGCCGTCTTCGGTATCGGTGCGGGCGATAAGTCGGCACTCTCGAACCTCGGGTACGAGCACGACCGCCCCCTTCGCCGGGTGCTGGAGTCGTTCAAGGTCGCACAGCGGCTCTGGGACGGCGAGCGCGTCGACCACGACGGGACCTTCGAGGCGACCGCGGCCGAACTGAACTTCGACGTGGGCCACATCCCGGTGTACGTCGGGGCGCAGGGGCCGCACATGACCCGGATGGCGGCCAAGCACGCCGACGGGGTGCTGCTCAACGGATCGCACCCGCGGGACTTCGAATGGGCCGCCGACCGCGTCGAGGAGGGCCTGTCGGAGCGCCCCGACTCGCGCGGCGAGTTCGACTTCGCGGCGTTCGCCAGCGTCTCCGTCGCGGACGACGAGGCGGCGGCGCGCGAGGCGGCCCGGCCACCTGTCGCGTTCATCGCGGCCGGGGCCGCGCCACCGCTGCTCGACCGCCACGGCCTCGACCACGACGCGGTGGCGGCCGTCGGCGAGGCGCTCGGTGAGGGTGACTTCGACACCGCGTTCGGGCGGGTGACGGAGCCGATGCTCGACGCGTTCTGTATCGCGGGCACGCCGGAACAGGTCGGTGAGAAGATAGGGGACGTCCTCGAGTACGCCGATAGCTTCGTGGCGGGGACGCCGCTCGGCCCGGACCCGACTACTGCGCCTCGCCTT contains:
- a CDS encoding NUDIX domain-containing protein, which produces MSDGTHVVTAFLRNEGTVLLLRRSDAVGTYTGQWGGVSGFAEGDPDEQVLVEITEETGLDESAVDLVRSGTPVRFTDADLDRDWVVHPYLFDCDTQEVALSEEHDAYEWVSPTEIPRRDAVPELWTAYDRVAPTVRSITADDEHGAAYLSLRALEVLRDRAGLLVQEDAADEDAWDELADLGKRLLRARPSMAVLRNRVNRVLASADRAAASVEQYAIDGIHRAVTADTDAAVRAGALVGDRTVLTLSRSGTVLRALQEGDPTEVFVAESRPGNEGVDVAETLLSAYPVTLVTDAGVAHTMATEDVDAVVVGADTVLPDGTVVNKTGTRAAALAAAHEEIPLYVVCSTDKVSIEATVNLETGRRSAVYDGDAPLSVSNPLFDETPPHLVDSIVTERGDLDAREVTEVAEELRSLASWGDREVPDETAEEEEDTRSPAGRES
- a CDS encoding metallophosphoesterase family protein; this encodes MVRLAIISDTHVPSREPRIPDWVRETCADADHVVHAGDFDSPETYEAVREFSPELTAVTGNVDPPSLDLPEVATVELGGVTFVVTHGTGPLDGYRNRVVGAVERTADGEAVGICGHTHEVMDETVRGVRLLNPGSATGAAPAIEPTMYVAAVADGEVSVELREGSR
- a CDS encoding coenzyme F420-0:L-glutamate ligase, with product MELHPVPDIPEIREGDDLAAIVSERFDLQPDDVVVVASTVVSKAEGRSADLADFPAGPRAREIAQRLEDITGDEKDPRFAQAVLEESTELLMEEPFLLTETRFGHVGVNAGIDRSNVPGHDLLLLPEHPTASARRIHEGLEHGNPVVVTDTSGRPFRHGQTAVAIGWAGMPASRDWRGEHDRDGRELGVTVQCVVDELAAAANLVAGEGAGGTPVTVARGWKFGDLEGHDDVFRDVETDFVRQALRGWEYDA
- a CDS encoding 5,10-methylenetetrahydromethanopterin reductase is translated as MRRLGIELTPEHPIDELLATASAAEDAGFDTVFASSHHFNRDPFVVCDRIARETDLDVGPGVVNPYETHPVSLASRVATLDETSEGRAVFGIGAGDKSALSNLGYEHDRPLRRVLESFKVAQRLWDGERVDHDGTFEATAAELNFDVGHIPVYVGAQGPHMTRMAAKHADGVLLNGSHPRDFEWAADRVEEGLSERPDSRGEFDFAAFASVSVADDEAAAREAARPPVAFIAAGAAPPLLDRHGLDHDAVAAVGEALGEGDFDTAFGRVTEPMLDAFCIAGTPEQVGEKIGDVLEYADSFVAGTPLGPDPTTAPRLLAAAIERYS